The following coding sequences are from one Mycolicibacterium aichiense window:
- a CDS encoding SDR family NAD(P)-dependent oxidoreductase encodes MPATPSAFDLSGQVALVTGSSSELGIGFASARLLGQLGAAVMVTGTTDRVYQRAEELAADGIRAQAHIADLFDRDAAQGLVEAAEVAFGKLDILVNNAGLASVNSPEEPNSLMVMTDEEWSLALRRNLDSAFFVTRAALPGMVERGYGRVVHVGSTAGVLTAYTGDVGYHTAKAAMLGMTRSMSVDYAKNGITANLVLPGWIATAAQLPSEVAAGNATPIGRSATADEVAAGVAFLATPGASYVTGTTLIIDGGNAICGATPAA; translated from the coding sequence ATGCCCGCTACGCCAAGCGCGTTTGACCTGAGCGGTCAGGTGGCTCTGGTCACCGGATCGAGCAGTGAGCTCGGTATCGGCTTCGCCTCGGCGCGGCTGCTGGGTCAACTGGGTGCTGCGGTGATGGTGACCGGCACCACGGATCGGGTGTATCAGCGAGCCGAGGAGCTCGCGGCGGACGGGATCCGGGCGCAGGCCCACATCGCCGACCTGTTCGACCGCGACGCGGCGCAGGGCCTGGTCGAGGCCGCCGAGGTGGCGTTCGGCAAGCTCGACATCCTGGTGAACAACGCCGGCCTGGCCTCGGTGAACAGCCCCGAGGAGCCCAACTCGCTGATGGTGATGACCGACGAGGAATGGTCACTTGCCCTGCGGCGCAACCTCGACAGCGCGTTCTTCGTCACGCGGGCGGCACTGCCCGGAATGGTCGAACGCGGTTACGGCAGGGTGGTCCATGTCGGTTCGACGGCCGGGGTGCTGACCGCTTACACCGGTGACGTCGGCTATCACACCGCCAAAGCGGCGATGCTGGGGATGACGCGTTCGATGAGCGTCGACTACGCCAAGAACGGCATCACCGCGAACCTCGTGCTGCCCGGGTGGATCGCGACGGCCGCTCAACTGCCCTCGGAGGTGGCCGCCGGCAACGCCACCCCGATCGGACGATCGGCCACCGCCGACGAGGTGGCGGCCGGCGTCGCCTTCCTGGCCACTCCGGGAGCCTCCTATGTCACCGGCACCACCCTGATCATCGACGGCGGCAACGCGATCTGCGGGGCCACCCCGGCCGCCTAG
- a CDS encoding HAMP domain-containing sensor histidine kinase, which translates to MTLPRIFRRTPSLRTRVAFATAIGAAIVVTIVGAIVWVGITNDRLERLDRRLDEAAGFAVPFVPRGLDQIPPSPNDQDVVITVRRGDQVRSNSDVVLPRLNSDYGTAEVDGVRYRVRTVELSYPEATSLEVGATFDDTIADTNNLHRRVLIICVFAVCAAALLGWALATFAVRPLRRLAAQTREIQAGDKAPDVEIGGATEAVEIGEAIKGLLERIWTEQERTQAALASARDFAAVSAHELRTPLTAMRTNLEVLATMDMTDEQREEVLSDVVRTQTRIEATLGALERLAQGELSTEADQVPVDITELLDRAAHDAMRVYPDLEVTLVPSPTCIIIGLPAGLRLAVDNAIANAVKHGGATRVQLSAVSSRDGVDIAIDDNGSGVPESERTAVFERFARGSTASHSGSGLGLALVAQQAEIHGGTAILDDSPLGGARLMLRLPAPS; encoded by the coding sequence GTGACGCTGCCGCGCATCTTCCGCCGCACGCCATCGCTTCGCACCCGGGTGGCGTTCGCGACGGCAATCGGTGCGGCGATCGTCGTCACGATCGTCGGCGCCATCGTCTGGGTCGGCATCACCAACGACCGTCTCGAGCGACTCGACCGGCGATTGGACGAGGCCGCGGGCTTCGCCGTTCCGTTCGTACCCCGCGGTCTCGACCAGATCCCGCCGTCACCCAACGACCAGGACGTGGTGATCACCGTCCGCCGCGGCGATCAGGTCCGGTCGAACTCCGACGTCGTGCTGCCGCGACTGAACTCCGACTACGGCACCGCCGAAGTCGACGGGGTCCGGTACCGGGTGCGCACGGTCGAACTCTCCTACCCGGAGGCCACCAGCCTGGAGGTGGGCGCCACTTTCGACGACACCATCGCCGACACCAACAACCTGCACCGGCGCGTGCTGATCATCTGTGTGTTCGCCGTCTGCGCCGCCGCGCTGCTGGGCTGGGCACTGGCGACCTTCGCGGTGCGGCCGCTGCGGCGGCTCGCTGCCCAGACCCGGGAGATCCAGGCCGGCGACAAGGCGCCCGACGTCGAGATCGGCGGCGCCACCGAGGCAGTGGAGATCGGCGAAGCGATCAAAGGTCTGCTGGAGAGAATCTGGACCGAACAGGAGCGGACCCAGGCGGCGCTGGCCTCGGCGCGTGACTTCGCCGCGGTGTCGGCCCACGAGCTGCGGACACCGCTGACCGCGATGCGCACCAACCTCGAGGTGCTGGCCACCATGGACATGACCGACGAGCAGCGCGAGGAAGTGCTCAGCGACGTCGTGCGTACCCAAACCCGGATCGAGGCCACCCTCGGGGCGCTGGAACGCCTTGCCCAGGGCGAACTTTCAACCGAAGCAGACCAGGTTCCGGTCGACATCACCGAATTGCTCGACCGCGCCGCACACGACGCCATGCGCGTCTACCCCGACCTCGAGGTGACGCTGGTGCCGTCACCGACGTGCATCATCATCGGCCTGCCCGCCGGCCTTCGCCTGGCGGTGGACAACGCGATCGCCAATGCGGTCAAACACGGTGGCGCGACGCGGGTGCAGCTCTCCGCGGTCAGCTCGCGCGACGGCGTGGACATCGCGATCGACGACAACGGATCCGGCGTACCGGAGTCGGAGCGCACGGCGGTGTTCGAGCGCTTCGCCCGTGGGTCGACAGCGTCGCACTCCGGCTCCGGACTGGGCCTGGCTTTGGTCGCACAGCAGGCTGAAATCCATGGCGGCACAGCCATATTGGACGACAGTCCGCTCGGCGGTGCACGACTGATGCTGCGGTTGCCCGCGCCCTCCTAG
- a CDS encoding response regulator transcription factor — translation MDSSSAAPRVLVVDDDPDVLASLDRGLRLSGFEVATAVDGAEALRSATETKPDAIILDINMPVLDGVSVVTALRAMDNDVPVCVLSARSSVDDRVAGLEAGADDYLVKPFVLAELVARVKALLRRRGSTATFSSETIQVGPLEVDIPGRRARVNGVDVDLTKREFDLLAVLAEHKTAVLSRAQLLELVWGYDFAADTNVVDVFIGYLRRKLEAGGAPRLLHTVRGVGFVLRTQ, via the coding sequence ATGGACAGTAGTTCGGCCGCACCCCGGGTTCTGGTGGTCGATGACGATCCCGACGTGCTCGCATCGCTGGACCGCGGGCTTCGGCTCTCCGGATTCGAAGTGGCCACCGCCGTCGACGGAGCCGAGGCCCTGCGCTCAGCTACCGAGACCAAGCCCGACGCGATCATCCTCGACATCAACATGCCGGTGCTGGACGGCGTCAGCGTGGTGACCGCGCTGCGGGCGATGGACAACGACGTGCCGGTCTGTGTGCTCTCGGCCCGCAGTTCGGTCGACGACCGGGTCGCAGGCCTGGAGGCCGGTGCCGACGACTACCTGGTCAAACCGTTCGTGCTTGCCGAGCTGGTGGCCCGGGTCAAGGCGCTGCTGCGCCGTCGGGGGTCGACGGCCACGTTCTCTTCGGAGACCATCCAGGTGGGGCCGCTGGAGGTCGACATCCCCGGCCGCCGGGCCAGGGTCAACGGCGTCGACGTCGACCTGACCAAGCGCGAGTTCGACCTGCTGGCCGTGCTCGCCGAGCACAAGACCGCAGTCCTGTCCCGTGCGCAGCTGCTCGAGCTGGTGTGGGGCTACGACTTCGCCGCCGACACCAACGTGGTCGACGTCTTCATCGGTTACCTGCGCCGCAAGCTCGAGGCGGGCGGCGCACCCCGACTGCTGCACACCGTGCGCGGCGTCGGTTTCGTGTTGCGCACCCAGTGA
- a CDS encoding ABC transporter ATP-binding protein encodes MDEVTSEVVSEPAIAAPRTSGRAASDLFRLLPYLLPYRARWIAMLVIAISSLAATVAIPLMTKAVIDGPVRHQDQRGLWVVGAAAMAVGVTEAVLWFIRRWLVSRATMGVEADIRKDLYARLQILPMSFHGRWQSGQLLSRIMNDLSVIRRLLSFGLVFLILNILQITVVTIILLAMYWPLGVVVLVSIVPITLIVLHFERTFTQLARQAQDQAGHVATHVEESALGLRAVKSFGREDYVYDRFDAQASTLYDTQIQKVAVSAKFWTLLEVIPNLTLIVVLGFGAYAAGHGQVTMGTLVAFITMMLSLVWPIASLGFLLSMTQEAMTAANRIAEIFDAPREITDGPGTHPPRGGRLELDDVGFAFPDSDTFALRHVSVTVEPGETLALVGATGSGKSVLAGLLPRLYDVTEGAIRIDGTDIRELSLDALRTTVATAFEDPTLFSMSVAENLRLGRPDATEDDLRSAVEVAAAQFVYDLPYGLQTRIGEQGMSLSGGQRQRLSLARAILAAPRVLVLDDTLSALDVHTEAVVTEALGRVLAGVTAIVVAHRASTVLLADKVALLDTVDGAGTITHIGTHAELLATVPRYRFLLAADDELDDGCEVRCDWEDDDERQRLDHAYEEACEQRSAARRTSDYAATEGRQR; translated from the coding sequence GTGGACGAGGTGACTTCCGAAGTCGTGTCGGAACCGGCCATCGCCGCACCGCGCACGTCCGGGCGGGCCGCCTCCGATCTGTTCCGGTTGTTGCCGTATCTGCTGCCGTACCGCGCGCGGTGGATCGCAATGCTGGTGATCGCGATCAGCAGCCTGGCGGCCACTGTCGCGATCCCGCTGATGACCAAGGCGGTGATCGACGGACCGGTCCGCCACCAGGACCAGCGGGGGCTGTGGGTGGTCGGCGCCGCGGCGATGGCGGTGGGCGTCACCGAGGCGGTGCTGTGGTTCATCCGCCGCTGGCTGGTATCCCGGGCCACCATGGGTGTCGAGGCGGACATCCGCAAAGACCTCTACGCCCGGCTGCAGATCCTGCCGATGTCGTTTCACGGCCGCTGGCAATCGGGCCAGCTTCTGTCGCGAATCATGAACGACCTCAGCGTGATTCGGCGGTTGCTGTCGTTCGGCCTGGTGTTCCTCATCCTCAACATCCTGCAGATCACCGTCGTCACGATCATCCTGCTGGCGATGTACTGGCCGCTCGGTGTCGTGGTGCTGGTCTCGATCGTGCCGATCACCCTGATAGTGCTGCACTTCGAGCGCACCTTCACCCAACTGGCCCGGCAAGCCCAGGACCAGGCGGGCCATGTCGCCACGCACGTCGAGGAGTCGGCGCTGGGGCTGCGCGCGGTGAAGTCCTTCGGCCGCGAGGACTACGTGTACGACCGCTTCGACGCCCAGGCAAGCACGCTGTACGACACCCAGATTCAGAAAGTCGCGGTGTCGGCGAAGTTCTGGACGCTGCTCGAGGTGATTCCCAACCTCACGCTGATCGTGGTGCTCGGGTTCGGCGCGTATGCCGCCGGGCACGGCCAGGTCACCATGGGCACGCTGGTCGCGTTCATCACAATGATGCTGTCGCTGGTCTGGCCGATCGCCTCGCTGGGCTTCCTGCTGTCGATGACTCAGGAGGCGATGACGGCGGCCAACCGGATCGCCGAGATCTTCGACGCGCCCCGGGAGATCACCGACGGCCCCGGCACTCATCCGCCGCGCGGCGGTCGGCTGGAGCTCGACGATGTGGGGTTCGCGTTTCCTGACTCGGACACGTTCGCGCTGCGCCACGTCAGCGTGACCGTCGAACCGGGGGAGACCCTCGCCCTGGTGGGCGCCACCGGCTCGGGCAAGTCGGTACTGGCCGGCCTGCTGCCGCGGCTCTACGACGTCACCGAGGGTGCGATCCGCATCGACGGCACCGACATTCGCGAGCTGTCCCTGGACGCGCTGCGCACCACCGTCGCCACCGCGTTCGAAGACCCGACGCTGTTCTCCATGTCGGTCGCCGAGAACCTGCGGCTCGGCCGTCCGGACGCCACCGAGGACGACCTGCGCAGCGCTGTCGAGGTCGCCGCCGCACAATTCGTCTACGACCTGCCGTACGGCCTGCAGACCCGAATCGGAGAACAGGGCATGAGCCTGTCCGGCGGTCAGCGGCAACGGCTTTCGCTGGCCCGCGCCATCCTGGCCGCGCCGCGGGTCCTGGTGCTCGACGACACCCTGTCCGCGCTCGACGTGCACACCGAGGCCGTGGTCACCGAGGCCCTCGGGCGAGTGCTGGCCGGGGTCACGGCCATTGTCGTCGCGCACCGCGCCTCGACGGTTCTGCTGGCCGACAAAGTCGCGCTGCTCGACACCGTCGACGGTGCGGGCACGATCACACACATCGGCACCCATGCCGAGCTTCTGGCCACGGTCCCTCGCTACCGCTTCCTGCTCGCTGCTGACGACGAGCTCGACGACGGATGCGAGGTGCGGTGTGACTGGGAGGACGACGACGAGCGGCAGCGGCTGGATCACGCCTATGAGGAGGCGTGCGAGCAGCGCAGTGCCGCCCGGCGCACGTCCGACTACGCCGCGACGGAGGGCAGACAACGATGA
- a CDS encoding ABC transporter ATP-binding protein — MTATEWRGRLDEEPDDLPIDEATPRKREARALLGSLLAPFKATVALLALVVVVENAARLSVPLLVQRGIDHAIPPLLAGGPARELIIVVAALCGVVCVQAISRMTFLKRSGRIGQSVLLEVRRRVFRHFQRLDVAFHDRYTSGRVVSRLTNDVDAIQDMLETGFDSLITAVLTLFGTAILLVTLDVKLGLMCLAAFPILVALVWWFSAESAKTYRRVRESAALVIVQFVETMTGIKAVQAYRRGPRNQEIFDDVADRYRFDNERTFRLLAIFMPAVKLVGNLTTGVVLLYGGYRVLHGEMTIGTLAAFLLYLRMFFEPMQEISQFFNTFQSASSALEKLAGVLAEKPAIADPPEPVHLDRINGEIAFRDVQFNYVPARPVLPGLSLVVPAGQTVALVGTTGAGKTTIAKLIARFYDPTSGAVTLDGVDLRDFAQSDLRRHVVMVTQENFLFSGTVADNIRFGRPSASDAEVHAAAVAVGANEFIDALPDGYDTDVATRGGRLSAGQRQLIAFARAFLADPAVLILDEATSSLDIPSERLVQRALRTVLADRTALIIAHRLSTVEIADRVLVLEHGRIVEDGPPSELIDAEGRYAALHHAWLESLA; from the coding sequence ATGACGGCCACCGAATGGCGGGGCCGGCTCGACGAAGAACCCGACGACCTGCCGATCGACGAAGCCACGCCGCGCAAACGTGAGGCCCGCGCGCTGCTGGGCTCGCTGCTCGCGCCGTTCAAGGCCACGGTCGCGCTGTTGGCATTGGTCGTCGTGGTGGAAAACGCTGCGCGGCTGTCGGTTCCGCTTCTGGTCCAGCGCGGTATCGACCACGCCATCCCGCCGCTGCTGGCCGGTGGTCCGGCGCGCGAACTGATCATCGTCGTCGCGGCGCTCTGCGGTGTGGTCTGTGTGCAGGCGATCAGCCGGATGACGTTCCTGAAGCGCTCCGGCCGCATCGGCCAGAGCGTGCTGCTGGAGGTGCGCCGCCGGGTGTTCCGGCACTTCCAGCGCCTCGACGTGGCCTTCCACGACCGCTACACCTCCGGTCGGGTGGTAAGCCGGCTGACCAACGATGTCGACGCCATCCAGGACATGCTGGAGACCGGCTTCGACAGCCTGATCACCGCGGTGTTGACGTTGTTCGGCACCGCGATCCTGCTCGTGACCCTCGACGTGAAGCTGGGCCTGATGTGCCTGGCCGCCTTCCCGATCCTCGTCGCGCTGGTGTGGTGGTTCTCGGCCGAGTCGGCCAAGACCTACCGCCGCGTGCGGGAGAGCGCCGCGCTGGTGATCGTGCAGTTCGTCGAGACGATGACGGGCATCAAAGCGGTCCAGGCCTACCGGCGCGGGCCGCGCAATCAGGAGATCTTCGACGACGTCGCCGACCGGTACCGCTTCGACAACGAACGGACCTTCCGGCTGCTGGCGATCTTCATGCCCGCGGTCAAGCTGGTCGGCAACCTGACCACCGGCGTCGTGCTGCTGTACGGCGGCTACCGGGTGCTGCACGGCGAGATGACAATCGGCACCCTGGCGGCGTTCCTGCTGTATCTGCGGATGTTCTTCGAGCCGATGCAGGAGATCTCGCAGTTCTTCAACACCTTCCAGTCGGCATCCAGCGCGCTGGAGAAGCTCGCCGGTGTGCTGGCCGAGAAGCCGGCGATCGCCGACCCGCCGGAACCGGTGCACCTCGACCGGATCAACGGCGAAATCGCCTTCCGCGACGTGCAATTCAACTATGTGCCCGCTCGGCCGGTGCTGCCCGGGCTGTCGCTGGTCGTGCCGGCCGGGCAGACCGTCGCGCTGGTCGGCACCACCGGTGCGGGTAAGACCACGATCGCCAAGCTGATCGCCCGGTTCTACGACCCGACCTCGGGTGCGGTCACCCTCGACGGTGTCGATCTGCGGGACTTCGCGCAAAGCGACCTGCGCCGCCACGTCGTGATGGTCACCCAGGAGAACTTCCTGTTCTCCGGGACCGTGGCCGACAACATCCGGTTCGGCCGCCCGTCGGCGTCCGACGCCGAGGTGCACGCCGCCGCGGTCGCGGTCGGGGCGAACGAGTTCATCGACGCACTGCCCGACGGCTACGACACCGACGTCGCCACCCGTGGCGGCCGACTATCGGCCGGGCAGCGGCAGCTGATCGCGTTCGCACGGGCGTTCCTCGCCGACCCCGCGGTGCTGATCCTCGACGAGGCGACGTCGTCGCTGGACATCCCCAGCGAGCGGCTGGTCCAGCGCGCGCTGCGCACGGTGCTGGCCGACCGGACGGCCCTGATCATCGCCCACCGGTTGTCGACCGTCGAAATCGCCGACCGGGTGCTGGTGCTCGAGCACGGGCGCATCGTCGAGGACGGACCGCCCAGTGAGCTGATCGACGCGGAAGGCCGCTACGCCGCGTTGCACCACGCCTGGCTGGAATCGCTGGCGTGA
- a CDS encoding alpha/beta fold hydrolase, with amino-acid sequence MIARTFSTPRHTTHYLESGPTDGPLMVFLHGWPSIGLIWRAQMEAFAADGWHCVAPDLRGYGGSSVPTAEGAYAIEEIVADMTELHDHLGGESAIWVGHDWGSIVAGALTAHEPLRSRGLVLTSWAYFPDANSLTTLASLVDREIYPADRYPDGQWDYYRYYTTHFDAAVADLDADRAATLATVYRRGSPAAVGKVSPTAVVTHNGGRFGSAHRAPPTPPDPALWPSADFGALVEAFEAGGFRGACAWYTNDDANIAYARTAPDGGRLSQPVLFVNGEWDPICSITGNRQGEPMRAACARLTVTGLAGGHWLPVECKGELVEAIRTWLRSNNL; translated from the coding sequence GTGATCGCCCGAACATTCAGCACGCCACGGCATACCACGCACTACCTCGAAAGCGGGCCTACCGATGGCCCGTTGATGGTCTTCCTGCACGGCTGGCCGAGTATCGGGCTGATCTGGCGTGCCCAAATGGAGGCCTTCGCCGCCGACGGCTGGCACTGCGTCGCCCCTGATCTGCGCGGCTACGGCGGTTCATCGGTGCCGACGGCCGAAGGCGCCTACGCGATCGAAGAAATCGTTGCCGACATGACGGAGCTTCACGATCACCTCGGCGGCGAATCCGCGATCTGGGTCGGCCACGATTGGGGAAGCATCGTGGCCGGCGCCCTGACCGCACACGAACCCCTGCGGAGCCGCGGCCTCGTGCTGACATCGTGGGCGTACTTCCCCGACGCGAACAGTCTGACCACGCTCGCCTCGCTCGTCGATCGGGAGATCTATCCGGCCGACCGGTACCCCGACGGTCAATGGGACTACTACCGCTATTACACAACGCATTTCGACGCTGCGGTCGCCGATCTCGACGCGGATCGCGCGGCGACACTGGCCACGGTCTACCGGCGTGGCAGCCCCGCCGCCGTCGGAAAGGTTTCGCCGACCGCGGTGGTCACGCATAACGGGGGACGCTTCGGCTCCGCGCACCGCGCCCCGCCGACGCCCCCCGACCCGGCTCTCTGGCCGTCGGCCGATTTCGGCGCACTGGTCGAGGCGTTCGAGGCCGGAGGGTTCCGAGGCGCCTGCGCCTGGTACACGAACGACGATGCCAACATCGCCTATGCGCGCACGGCGCCCGACGGCGGTCGCCTTTCGCAACCGGTATTGTTCGTCAACGGCGAGTGGGACCCCATCTGCAGCATCACCGGCAACCGTCAGGGCGAGCCCATGCGTGCGGCGTGTGCGCGCCTCACGGTGACCGGTCTGGCCGGCGGGCACTGGCTGCCGGTGGAATGCAAGGGCGAACTCGTCGAGGCCATTCGTACCTGGCTCCGCAGCAACAATCTCTGA
- a CDS encoding NUDIX hydrolase yields MAVDTALLTLDPADPELSVLQVRRTDGPGWALPGTFLHPGERLADAVERSLRTKADVRGLRPRQLRVYDDPARDSRGWVLSVAHVEVVPIRRLDSRRPRDTRLVPVARPGRLGFGHAEIIARAAQEVRDRYADRPDPDHLLGRQFTLGELHRVHQAVAGRPLQRDGFRRLMKPLLCPTGHLVTRTGGRPAELFRRVSNP; encoded by the coding sequence GTGGCGGTCGACACCGCGCTGCTGACCCTCGATCCGGCCGACCCGGAGTTGTCGGTTCTGCAGGTGCGCCGTACCGATGGACCGGGCTGGGCGCTGCCCGGCACCTTCCTGCACCCCGGTGAGCGGCTGGCCGACGCGGTCGAACGGTCGCTGCGGACCAAAGCCGACGTGCGCGGGCTGCGACCGCGCCAACTGCGGGTGTACGACGACCCGGCCCGGGACAGTCGGGGCTGGGTGTTGTCGGTGGCCCATGTCGAAGTCGTGCCGATCCGCCGGCTAGACTCCCGCAGGCCGCGCGACACCCGGCTGGTCCCAGTGGCCCGCCCCGGCCGGCTGGGATTCGGGCACGCCGAGATCATTGCCCGCGCGGCACAGGAAGTCCGGGACCGCTACGCCGATCGGCCCGACCCCGACCACCTGCTGGGGCGCCAGTTCACCCTTGGTGAGCTGCACCGGGTGCACCAGGCGGTGGCGGGCCGACCCCTTCAGCGAGACGGGTTCCGGCGCCTGATGAAGCCCCTGCTATGCCCGACCGGCCATCTGGTCACCCGGACCGGCGGCAGGCCCGCGGAATTGTTCCGGCGCGTGTCGAACCCCTAG
- a CDS encoding carboxyl transferase domain-containing protein encodes MSRIGAAELRDAALDPGSFRSWDSEPLDVGADAAYAGELERARAKTGFDEAVLTGEGTVHGRRVAVVACEFDFLAGSIGVAAAERVTAAIERATAEKLPLLASPSSGGTRMQEGTVAFLQMVKIAAAVTQHKRAHLPYLVYLRHPTTGGVFASWGSLGHITAAQPGALIGFLGPRVYEQLYGEPFPPGVQTAENLLRHGVIDAVVGIDSLRVTLDRALRVITDAPGRPPAALPDEPIPDIPAWESVVASRRPDRPGVSWLLREGATDRVPLSGTHGDAATTALALARFGDQPAVVVGQQRVVGGVVGPAALREARRGMALAAGLKLPLVLVIDTAGPALSAEAEQDGLAGEIARCLADLVMLDTPTVSVLLGQGSGGPALAMVPADRVLAAQHGWLAPLPPEGASAIVFRDTDHAPELAAAQGVRSLDLLHNGIVDAIVPEHPDAADEPVEFARRLSVAIAREIHDLRETPSEQRYAARLARYRRIGLPH; translated from the coding sequence GTGAGCCGCATCGGGGCTGCCGAGCTACGCGACGCCGCGCTGGACCCTGGTTCCTTCCGGAGCTGGGACAGCGAACCGCTGGATGTCGGCGCCGACGCCGCCTACGCCGGTGAGCTCGAACGGGCCCGCGCCAAGACCGGCTTCGACGAGGCGGTGCTGACCGGCGAGGGCACCGTCCACGGCCGCCGGGTCGCCGTCGTCGCCTGCGAATTCGACTTCCTCGCCGGGTCCATCGGGGTGGCCGCCGCCGAACGTGTCACCGCGGCGATCGAACGTGCGACCGCCGAGAAGCTGCCACTGCTGGCGTCGCCGAGCTCGGGTGGCACCCGCATGCAGGAGGGCACCGTCGCGTTCCTGCAGATGGTGAAGATCGCCGCGGCCGTCACGCAGCACAAGCGGGCGCACCTGCCGTATCTGGTGTACCTGCGGCATCCGACGACCGGTGGGGTGTTCGCGTCCTGGGGCTCGTTGGGCCACATCACCGCCGCGCAGCCCGGTGCGCTGATCGGGTTCCTCGGGCCTCGGGTGTACGAGCAGCTCTACGGCGAACCGTTCCCGCCGGGCGTGCAGACCGCGGAGAACCTGTTGCGGCACGGTGTAATTGACGCGGTCGTTGGCATCGACTCATTGCGCGTGACGTTGGACCGGGCGCTGAGGGTCATCACCGACGCCCCGGGCCGTCCGCCGGCCGCACTGCCCGACGAGCCGATCCCGGACATCCCGGCGTGGGAGTCGGTCGTGGCATCGCGGCGTCCGGACCGGCCGGGGGTGAGCTGGCTACTGCGCGAAGGCGCAACGGACCGGGTGCCACTGTCCGGCACACACGGCGATGCGGCCACCACGGCGCTGGCCCTGGCCCGGTTCGGCGACCAGCCGGCCGTCGTCGTCGGTCAACAGCGTGTAGTGGGCGGGGTGGTAGGCCCCGCCGCCCTGCGGGAAGCCCGCCGCGGCATGGCCTTGGCCGCCGGGCTGAAGCTGCCGCTGGTGCTGGTGATCGACACCGCCGGGCCTGCACTGTCGGCGGAGGCCGAACAGGACGGCCTGGCCGGTGAGATCGCCCGCTGCCTGGCGGATCTGGTCATGCTGGACACCCCGACGGTGTCGGTGCTGCTCGGCCAGGGCAGCGGCGGCCCGGCGCTGGCGATGGTTCCGGCCGACCGGGTGCTGGCCGCCCAGCACGGCTGGCTGGCGCCGCTGCCACCAGAAGGCGCCAGCGCCATCGTGTTCCGCGACACCGACCACGCCCCGGAACTGGCTGCGGCACAGGGTGTCCGGTCACTCGACTTGTTGCACAACGGCATCGTCGACGCGATCGTGCCCGAGCATCCCGACGCCGCCGACGAGCCGGTGGAGTTCGCACGCCGGTTGTCTGTGGCGATCGCCCGCGAGATCCATGATCTGCGCGAGACCCCGTCCGAACAGAGGTACGCCGCCCGGCTGGCGCGTTACCGGCGAATCGGATTGCCCCACTAG
- a CDS encoding enoyl-CoA hydratase, with the protein MIGINRVGDVTTIELQRPERRNALNSELVDTLRDAVEKAAADDVRAIVLTGQGTVFCAGADLSGDVFAADFPDKAIALNKSIDAAPMPVIAAINGPAIGAGVQLAMICDLRVVAPGAYFQFPIAKYGLALDNWSVRRLSSLAGYGRARGMLLGAERLDADTALMTGMANRLGDLADAQAWAQEIAGLAPLSLQASKRVLNDDGAYEEQGPTHKELFDKAWGSQDVIEAQVARIEKRPAKFTGA; encoded by the coding sequence ATGATCGGTATCAACCGCGTGGGGGATGTGACCACCATCGAGCTGCAGCGTCCGGAACGACGCAACGCGCTCAACTCCGAACTTGTCGACACGCTGCGCGACGCCGTGGAGAAGGCCGCAGCCGACGATGTCCGCGCAATCGTGCTGACCGGGCAGGGCACCGTGTTCTGCGCGGGCGCGGATCTGTCCGGAGACGTGTTCGCCGCCGATTTCCCCGACAAGGCCATCGCGCTGAACAAGTCGATCGACGCCGCGCCGATGCCGGTGATCGCCGCCATCAACGGCCCCGCGATCGGTGCCGGGGTGCAGCTCGCGATGATCTGCGACCTTCGAGTGGTTGCTCCCGGCGCCTACTTCCAGTTCCCGATCGCGAAATACGGTCTGGCGCTGGACAACTGGAGTGTCCGGCGGCTGTCCTCGCTGGCCGGTTACGGGCGGGCCCGCGGCATGCTGCTGGGCGCCGAGCGCCTGGACGCCGACACGGCGTTGATGACCGGGATGGCCAACCGGCTCGGCGACCTGGCCGACGCGCAGGCGTGGGCGCAGGAGATCGCCGGGCTGGCGCCGCTGTCGCTGCAGGCGTCCAAGCGGGTGCTGAACGACGACGGCGCGTACGAGGAGCAGGGGCCCACCCACAAGGAACTGTTCGACAAGGCGTGGGGCAGCCAGGATGTCATCGAAGCCCAGGTGGCGCGCATCGAGAAGCGCCCCGCCAAGTTCACGGGCGCCTGA